The nucleotide sequence AAACAAACAAAGACGACATTATTTTAACGTTAGATTGGAGAAAAGCTCAGTGGTGGGTAACCACTGACAACCTGAAAAACTACTTCAGTGGTAAATAACCACTATTATTTAGTTCGACTTCTATTCTGATGCAGCAATGCTGCATCCCCGGAAGGACAGGTGTAATCCTGTCCTTCCGCGTATTTAACCGTCAGACTCAAAGACGTAATAATATAGAACTAAGACTTATTGTGTTTTCGCTTTAACCGTCTTATACCGATTAGCGCAATTGGCAAAGCGATCATGCTGATTGTTGAAGGTTCCGGCACAGGATCATCGTGACCTCCAAGCCCACCAACGGCAAGTAGCGGTAGTAACCCAAGTAAATTTCTGCTACGCTCCAATATCGGAATAACTGATGCAGGACCTTCAATAAACGGGATAGCTGCCGCATCTTCAAGTATCTGAGAGGGTTCGGCCAGGATCAGATTATCTGCCGAAACGACCGGCGCTTCCTGCATAACAAGTTGGGGAGCTATCTCCGATTCCGGCACAATGACTTTGGGTCCTTCGAAGGTCGGTGGGAGAATAACCCTTATACCAAGGGGATTGCCGCAATGCATTTTAAGAACCGGTTCGCCAGTCATTTCCGCAAAAACGGGGGTGCCTGCAGGCAAATATATTCTGCAAGTTCTAACTGTGCCGTCTTTTTGCGAGTAGTAGACGAGATACTCGCCACCCTGACGCAAAGTGGTCTGATGCAGCGTTGACAAATAACCCAGTATTTCATTTCTCGATAGGTGATAATAATTCTGATAACGTTTCATAACAATCGGTGTCGTTTTGACATGATTGACGAAATCGCTAACAGATTTCACCTGCTTCGTAATGAACGAATGGGGCGGAACTGCCGACATCGCTGCAAAACTGATTTGGCTCAAACAGATTACAACAACGCAAACAAAGAGAATTTTATTTCTCACAAACATATTGCGTTCTCCTTTTACTTTTGCTCAATTGAGAGCATCACAAACGATTCGCACATGCAATAAGCAGCAATTTCCTTGCCAGCGAACGCTTTTGTGATTCAAATACAGCAAATCAGGTACTTATACTTATCCAATTGTTAGCTTCCGATGTAATTAATGAAAGAAAACTTGGTAACTCATAGCAAATGAATATGTTATAATTCCCAAACATATGAAAATGAAAGAAAGAATTGTTTTCTACGACACAACATTAAGGGATGGCGCGCAGAGCGAAGAGATTAGCTACACTATCGAAGACAAAGTTAAGATCGCTCGTAAGCTCGATGAGTTCGGAATGGACTATATCGAAGGCGGCTGGCCGTTCTCTAACCCAAAGGATACGGAATTCTTCGAGGTTATGCGGAACGTCAAGCTTTCTCATTCTCGTCTGACCGCGTTCGGCAGCACATGCCGCGCAAATGTGGAGCCTAAAGACGACCCAAATTTAAACGGCTTGATAAATTGCGGAACACCCACCCTTACAATCTTTGGAAAATCCTGGGATATGCACGTCATTCGCGCTCTTCAGGTCGAGCTGGAAGAGAATATCAGGATGATTGCCGAGTCCGTTGCTTATCTCAAACAGCATGCTGATGAAGTAATTTATGATGCAGAGCATTTTTTCGATGGCTTTGCTGCCAATCCTGAGTATGCAAAGAAAACTCTTGCCGCTGCAATAAACGCAGGAGCGGATGTTGTTGTCTTATGCGATACGAATGGCGGCTCCCTGCCTCATATAATCACCCAAATAGTTAGAGTGGTTCGGCAAGAATTTCCGAATATTAAACTGGGAATTCATTCTCACAACGATGCCGAGTGCGGAGTTGCGAATGCAATTGTCGCAGTCCAGGACGGTTGCACCCATATCCAGGGAACTATCAATGGCTTTGGCGAACGGTGCGGCAATGCAAACTTAACCTCTGTTATCCCTGCTCTCGCCCTCAAGCAAGGCTATGATTGCCTCTTACCAAATTCGCTAAAACACCTCACAGCGCTATCAAACTATATCGATGAATTAGCCAATGTAACCCCCTTTACACGACAAGCCTATGTTGGACGCAGCGCCTTTGCTCATAAAGGCGGAGTTCATGCAGATGCGGTGGCAAAATATTCTCACACCTACGAACATATCAGACCGGAACAAGTCGGAAACAAAAGACGAATATTGATCAGTGAACTATCAGGCGGCTCTGCTATCGTTGATAAAGCCCATGAGATGAACTTCGATTTAACCAAAGAATCACCTAGCACTCGCCGACTTATCAAGCAGGTAGCGTCTCTTGAAAATGAAGGCTATTCATTCGAAGGCGCAGAAGGTTCATTCGAAATTTTGGTGCAAAAAGCGCTTGGAACCTATCAAAAGCTCTTTGAAGTAAGAAGTTTTCGAATTATTGTCGAGCGCAGAGAAGACTTTTCTGAACCTATTACCGAAGCGACGTTAAAGCTAGCGGTGGATGGAGAAGAAATTCACTGTGTGGCAGAAGGTGACGGCCCTATCCACGCGCTTGATAGCGCATTAAGAAAAGCGCTCATCCCTTTCTTCCCAGAGTTAGAAAATATTCGTTTGACTGACTTCCGTGTCCGCGTTGTGAACCTAAGAGAAGGTACCGCAGCTAAGGTTCGAACGATAATCGAGCTAGACGACGGCCAATCCAGTTGGAACTGTGTTGGGGTAAGCACGAACCTTATAGAAGCGAGCTGGCATGCTCTTACAGAAGCAGTTGAATGCGGGCTTTTGCGTATATCGAAGTATCGTCCAAACCAGTAAAAAGCCTTCCTTGCTTTTCTCCCAGCTTGACAGAGTGTCTTTGAGAGGTTATAATGTTGAGCAGTAATGGAGCGATGTCCGAGTGGTCGAAGGAGCACGACTGGAAATCGTGTACCCGGGGGAACTCGGGTCCTGGGTTCGAATCCCAGTCGCTCCGCTCTTACTAACGGAACTACTATTTCTTCGTTAGTTATCTTGCAGTTAAACTAGCAGTCTTCGACAAACAATAATATGCTTAATACGAGGACGCAGTCTAAACGAAAGAAGCAAATAAAACGCCTGTTTTGGATGTTATTTATCCTGACAATCGTCTATTTCAGCTCGGTTGCCGCCGTGTTTTATTTCAAAGTGCATACCAAAGCACATGCATGGCAAAGCGTTCTTCCTGAATCTAAAGCCCCTACTGCTAAATCCCGTATTTTAGTGATTGCCCCTCATTGTGATGATGAGACTCTCGGTTGCGGTGGTTTAATTAAACGTTCTGTGAATGCGAATTCAGTGGTTTATGTAGCGATTATTACTAATGGGGATAGTTTCCGAAGGTCTGCTGCTTGGGAAAGTCGTTCTGTTAGGCTATCCTCAGCCGATTACCTCGCTTTAGCACAAAAACGCCAGCAAGAATCAGTTGCAGCAATGGCGCTCCTGGGTGTGCCTGAGCAACAGATACGATTTTTGGATTATCCAGACCGTGGTTTATCACCAATGTGGAACAGTTTCTGGTTTATGCCCTATCGCTCATCCTCCACTGGCTTAGAACAATCACCGGACGAGAATCCCTATCGGAATATAGTAAGTTACCGAGGCAAGTGTCTTCTGGATGATCTTGTCGCGCTAATTCGCGAGGTAAAACCAACGGACATTTATGTTTCCCACCCGATGGATGATCATCCGGACCATGCAGCAGCAGCAGCCTTTGTCAACGCCGCATTAATTCGACTTCAAACTGAAGGCAATAAGGATTTTTTGCAAACCGTAATCCATACTTATCTTATCCACCGTGGCGATTGGCCTCTGCCGCAAGGCTTGCATCCTAGCGAAGAATTACTTCCTCCCAATAGCTTCCACCAAGCCGACGGGACAACCAGCATTTTATATCTTAGCTATAGTGATGAGAAAGCCAAAGAACAAGCTCTGAATAAATACGAATCCCAAATGCCGATGTTGGGTCGATTCATGACGAGTTTTATCCGTGAAAACGAGCTATTCAATACGCAAATGCCCGAACAAGCCGTGATCAATAGGTCGATCGACATCAAGCAACTAAGCGATTGGGGTGGAGTATTACCCCTTATGCTCGATCCAGTGGATGATGACTTATTACGCCATATGGACCCAGCAGTCGACCTGAGAGCGGTCTATTTGACACGTAAGGATAATATGCTCTATGTCCGTCTCGATACCAATAGTCGAATTAAATAT is from bacterium and encodes:
- the cimA gene encoding citramalate synthase codes for the protein MKERIVFYDTTLRDGAQSEEISYTIEDKVKIARKLDEFGMDYIEGGWPFSNPKDTEFFEVMRNVKLSHSRLTAFGSTCRANVEPKDDPNLNGLINCGTPTLTIFGKSWDMHVIRALQVELEENIRMIAESVAYLKQHADEVIYDAEHFFDGFAANPEYAKKTLAAAINAGADVVVLCDTNGGSLPHIITQIVRVVRQEFPNIKLGIHSHNDAECGVANAIVAVQDGCTHIQGTINGFGERCGNANLTSVIPALALKQGYDCLLPNSLKHLTALSNYIDELANVTPFTRQAYVGRSAFAHKGGVHADAVAKYSHTYEHIRPEQVGNKRRILISELSGGSAIVDKAHEMNFDLTKESPSTRRLIKQVASLENEGYSFEGAEGSFEILVQKALGTYQKLFEVRSFRIIVERREDFSEPITEATLKLAVDGEEIHCVAEGDGPIHALDSALRKALIPFFPELENIRLTDFRVRVVNLREGTAAKVRTIIELDDGQSSWNCVGVSTNLIEASWHALTEAVECGLLRISKYRPNQ
- a CDS encoding PIG-L family deacetylase yields the protein MLFILTIVYFSSVAAVFYFKVHTKAHAWQSVLPESKAPTAKSRILVIAPHCDDETLGCGGLIKRSVNANSVVYVAIITNGDSFRRSAAWESRSVRLSSADYLALAQKRQQESVAAMALLGVPEQQIRFLDYPDRGLSPMWNSFWFMPYRSSSTGLEQSPDENPYRNIVSYRGKCLLDDLVALIREVKPTDIYVSHPMDDHPDHAAAAAFVNAALIRLQTEGNKDFLQTVIHTYLIHRGDWPLPQGLHPSEELLPPNSFHQADGTTSILYLSYSDEKAKEQALNKYESQMPMLGRFMTSFIRENELFNTQMPEQAVINRSIDIKQLSDWGGVLPLMLDPVDDDLLRHMDPAVDLRAVYLTRKDNMLYVRLDTNSRIKYHIQYRLNLRGFSSDFRQSEALTVTAGSWKKTQPTEVESKAKGKSWVFAIPLDLIGNPAHVAIYAETKYMGVPADRTATCFVKLNN